A window of Exiguobacterium sp. Helios genomic DNA:
TGAGGGGCACAAACAAATAAAACACGTACATGTAAGCGGATACAGCTATGCTATACTACTTATTAGAAGAAAAAGGATGGAGGAGACGGCGATGAAGAGCATCCGAACACGTTTGATCCGACTTGTCGTCTTAGCGATTCTGATTCCGACGACGCTTGCTACATCAGCTTCTTATCTCTATGTACGGAATCAAAATGTGGAGCAGGCGGAACGTTCAAGCTTGAGCGCTTTGAAAAGAGGAAGCAACCAAATCAGTCATTATATGGAAGATATAAGACGATTACCGACAAGTTTGTATGCGAATCGCTCCTTACTCAATATTATGAATGTCGGGGCGGATGCTGAGCTCAGTGAATCGGAGGGTGTGATTTCACGGGCGCTTCTCGGACTCTTTTTATCCAGACAAGATATTGAGCAGCTTCACTTTGTCATCTTAAAAGGAAACTCGGAGTACTCGGTTTATAACATGAAGACATCCAGCCGGGGGAAGTTTGATTGGTTACAGGAGACCGACTACTTTCGTTTGATGAAACAAAAAAACGGCTGGTTGATTGATCCGGCACATCAGATTACTGCCTATAATACACATACGATGATTTTGGATGACAAACAGATCGTCAGCTTCCGTTACCGGATCAATCGTGTGGAAACAGATGAACCGCTTGGATTTCTTTCTGTCGACATTCCAACGAGTGTCTTTGAACAGCAATTAAAGCTGTTTGAAAACTTCCCCGGTGAATCGCTTTGGCTGTTGAATGGAAATCAATTGATTGCCAAGACGGGAAAAGAGCTTCCGGTCACGAATGACCGATTTACAGGTAAAAGTGGCAGCATGCGGGTCGGGGACTCCTTCATCGTTTATGCCAAAACGAAAACACAGGGTGTTCCTATCACACTTGTTAAGACGACGCCATACGCCTCTGTCGTCAAAAGTGCTAATGAAACAGCTCTGATTTTAATTTTGATCGGAATTGGCTCGTTAGTCTTGATGATTATTGCAGCAAGTCTCGTGGCACTTGAAATCACAAAGCCGATTAAACAGCTGACAGCAAACGTGTGGCGTGTCGAACAAGGCGATTTATCGGCTCAATTCATTGCGACAACCAATGATGAGATTGGATTGCTGAATCGGCAGTTCCAGCGGATGATTCAACGAATCGACCGGCTGATCAAACGTGAATACCGTTTGGCACTGGAAAACCGGACGAATGAATTGCGGGCCTTACAATCCCAGTTGAATCCGCATTTTTTGTTTAATGCCTTGCAATCAATCGGGACGACGACGTTACAGGGCGACCGAAAAGTTGCATATCGTTCGATTACAGGACTTTCGCAAATGATGCGTTATTCGATGAATAATGAACAGACAATTGTGACGTTGAAGCAGGAAGTCGATCATCTTCAGTCCTATATGCGTCTTCAGCAGCAACGCTTTCCCGATCGATTCCGCTACATCGTTGATGTGCCGTGGCACATGAATTCGATTGAAGTCCCGAAAATGATTTTACAACCCTTTGCTGAAAATTATTTTAAGCATGCGTTTAATCAACAGGTAGATGCAACCGAAAACTATCTCGCCTATAAAGTCAGAAGTGACGGGGATCAACTGATCATTCAAGTCGAAAACAGCGGGGCAGTCATGGAATCGACGGAACTGAAAAGTATTGATCAAACGATGCGGATGCACCGTCGGCCGGAAGACCGTCAAACATCCGGGATCGGTCTACACAATATCTACGAACGTCTATTAATCTTTTATGGAGAGGAAGCCAGTATGATCCTGCAGTCTCCAACTGAAGGTGGTTTTAGAATCGTCATTCGAATTCCCGTTGAACAGGAGGAACTATGATGAATGTATTGATCGTAGACGACGAAAAACATGTTCGTGATGCCGTTAAATTGCTTGGCGAGTGGGATACATGGCAGGTAGACAACATCTTTGAAGCGGATGACGGAGTCACTGCCAAACGTTTTTTGGAACAGGAAAAAATCGATTTGATGTTAACAGATGTCGAAATGCCCGGACTGGACGGACTAAGTTTACTCGAATGGACAAAAAATCATCATCCAAAGGTCGTCACGATTGTATTGACAGGGTATGATGATTATACGTATATGCGTCGTGCGATTTTGCATCAATCGTTTGATTACTTACTCAAGCCAATCGATCCTGATATTTTAAACGATGCTGTCGGGCGTGCGATGGAATTGATAGGTCCTGTTCCGGAACAAGGAGAAGCGATTGATCAGATTGCGAAGTACATTGCGACACACTATGCGGAAGAACTAACGCTTCAACTCATGAGCGAACGCTTTTACTTAAGCCGGGAATACATTTCAAGACGATTCAAACAACGTTTTTCGGTCAATCTATCGGATTATATTCAAACGATCCGTTTAAATCGGGCGAAGGAATTGTTGGGTGAGACGGATGCTCGAATCTACGAGATCGCGCTTGAAGTCGGATACCATGATGATAAATATTTTCGGAAAGTCTTTAAAAAGCAGTTTGGAATGACTCCAAATGAGTTCCGGGAGTTGTTGTCGGTTTAGTCACTATTTAGAGGAGGAATCGTACATGAGCGTACACATTAACGCAACAGAAGGTCAGATTGCAGAAACCGTATTACTTCCAGGAGATCCACTTCGTGCAAAATACATTGCCGATACATTTTTAGAGGACGTCGTTTTGTATAACGAAGTTCGCGGAATGTATGGTTTTACAGGAACGTATAAAGGTAAAAAAGTTTCTGTTCAAGGAACAGGGATGGGTGTCCCGTCGATGTCGATTTATGCAAACGAATTAATCCAATCATACGGAGCTAAAAACCTGATTCGTGTCGGTACTGCCGGCGGGATCACGCCGGACGTCAAAGTCCGCGACGTCGTCATCGCGATGAGTGCGTCACACGATATGGCACAAAACCGGGTTCGGTTCAACGGACTGGATTATGCGCCGACAGCATCGTTTGACTTATTGCACAAAGCTTATATGACAGCGAAAGAACACGGCATCGATGCAAAAGTCGGTCAAATCTTCACGACCGATCAATTTTACCAAGATGATTTCCACCACTTCAAAAAATGGGCGGACTTCGGTTGCCTCGCAATCGAGATGGAAGCGGCAGGTCTCTACACACTCGCTGCAAAACATAAAGTCAACGCCTTGACGATCTTAACGATTTCCGATCACTTGTTGACGGGTGAAGAGACGACGTCGGAAGAACGTCAAACGACGTTTAACGACATGATGAAAGTCGCACTTGAAACAGCAATCCAACTGTAAACGGAAGGCGGAGAAAAGACTCTCCGCTTTTTTTATTTGCCCTGGCAGCTATGGTAGAATGAGAAGGAAGAAATGAATGAGCTCACAAGGGGGATTTACGGATGGGATTGACGACAACGGGATTAGATGTAGCACGTCAGGTCGAGGTACAACGGACTTTTTTCAAGACAGGCGCAACAAGAAGCATTGCTTTTCGTTTAAGTATGTTGACGTTCTTGAAACAAGCGATTGAAACGCATGAAGCAGCCATTTACGATGCCTTGAAAGTCGACTTGAATAAAGGGCGTCAAGACGCTTTTACGACAGAAATCGGTTTTGTCTACGGCGAAATCAATCGGATGGAAAAACAATTGCGCCGTCTTGCAAAGCCGCGCCGTGTGGGGACGCCATTGTTGCATTTTGGCTCGAAAAGTGAAATCCGTTTCGAACCGTACGGAAACGTTCTTGTCATCGCACCTTGGAATTATCCTTTCCAACTTGCCCTTGCACCTGTCGTAGGCGCGATTGCAGCGGGGAATACCGTCGTTTTGAAACCTTCGGAATTAACGCCAAACGTCTCACGTGTGCTACGCGAAGTCTTTGAGACGGCCTTCCATGAACGTTTTGGTGTCGTAATCGAAGGTGATGCGGAAGTGAGTACAGCAGTGTTAGAAGAAAAGTTTGATTACATCTTTTTTACGGGTTCGACACGCGTCGGAAAAATTGTTCATCAGGCGGCAGCGAAACACCTGACACCGGTCACACTTGAACTCGGCGGTAAGTCTCCGACGATTGTCCACAAGGATGCAGACTTAAGACTCGCGGCGAAACGGATTGCCTGGGGCAAATGGTTAAATGCCGGACAAACATGTATCGCACCGGATTATGTTTTTGTTCATCGGGATGTACAAGAAACATTCCTGCGTTATATCGAGGAAGAAGCATTTTCACAGTATGGAAATGGGGTGGGAGTTGGATCATACGTCAAAATTGTATCCGACAGTCACTTGGAACGCTTGACGGGCTATCTCGATCAGGGAGACATTGAATTCGGCGGACAAGTCAATCCGGAAACAAGAAAAATGGCTCCGACCGTCATGACGAACGTTCCTCTTGATTCGAAATTGATGCAAGAAGAAATTTTCGGTCCGATTTTGCCGGTTCTTGTATATGATGAAATTGAAGATGTCATCACATTTGTCACAGACCGTGATAAACCACTTGCACTCTATTTGTTCACAGAAAATGACTTCGTCAAGGAACGTGTCCTGAACCGGATTTCCTTTGGTGGCGGTTGTGTGAATGATACGCTCATGCATGTCGCACAGCATAACTTACCGTTTGGTGGTGTCGGTGCCAGCGGGATTGGTGGATATCATGGCAAGTACAGCTTTGAAACGTTCAGCCATCAAAAAGGCCTTGTGCACAATACGACGAAGTTTGATTTACCATTCCGTTATATGCGTTCAAATACTGATTCCAAATGGATGCGCTTTTTGTTATGATGGTTGAGGTTTGATTAATATGAAGTGTTATAAAAAGTAAATTTTTGTTGAATTAAGGAGTACATGTTTTGAAACGTCAATTACGTCAGTGGATCAAGAAAACTAAACTGGTCGAAACGGGATTGCACCTCGTGATGCGGTTGTTTGCTTGTTTGCCGGTTCACCCAAATCGCTTCCTTTTCGAAAGCTTTTTAGGAAAACAATACAGCGACAATCCACGTGCCATTTATGAAGCGTTAAAACAAGAACATCCGGAACTTGAGTTGATTTTCAGTAAAGATCGACAGAGTGTATTAACGGATCCGACGGTGCAGACAGTCAATCGAATGACGATTCGCTGGATTTATCTGCTCGCTACATCGCGCGTCTGGATTTCTAACAGCAGGCTTCCCTCTTGGTTGTTCAAACGAAAAGGGACCATCTATTTACAGACGTGGCATGGAACGCCGTTAAAGAAGCTGGCACTCGACATGGATGATGTGCAGATGGCCAATACGACGACAAAACGCTATAAGCGTGACTTTGCGCGTGAAGCATCAAAGTGGGATTTTTTGATTTCACCGAATGCCTATTCAAGTCGGATTTTTCGACGGGCCTTTCATTTTTCAGGTGAAATGCTTGAAGTCGGTTATCCACGCAATGATGTGTTTTACCAGACGGAACGGCATCCGGAAATCGTCGAACGGGTTTATTCGCGGTATCAAATTGATCGGACTAAGAAAATCATTCTGTATGCGCCGACCTGGCGAGACAACGAGTACGTGGCACAAGGATCGTATTCCTTTACGTTGCCATTTTCGTTGGAACAGTTCGAAAAACGGTTTGGTGCTGAATATACGTTGCTGATCCGGATGCATTATTTAGTAGCGGATCAAGTGGATACGTCAGCTTATCTATCTGTCCACAACGCTTCGGATTACCCGGATATTTCAGATTTATATATCGCAGCAGATGCTATGATTACAGATTATTCATCCGTCATGTTTGACTATGCTCATCTGAAACGACCGATGATTTTTTACACGTATGATTTAGAACATTATCGGGATCAACTGCGCGGATTCTATTTTGACTTTGAGCAGGAAGCACCGGGTCCGCTCGTTTTACAACAAGCACGATTATTTGAAGAGATTGATCGGTTGCATGAATGGAGTAATCGATATGGCGCAAAATTTGCTGCATTTGAAAAGAAATTTTGTCAATGGGATGACGGAACAGCGTCTTTACAAGCCTATCAACGTCTTTTGCAACCTGTCAGCAATCAGCATAAAGGAGAATTATCATGAAAAAAGTCATCACGTACGGCACATTTGATTTACTGCATTGGGGTCACATCAACATCCTCAAACGCGCAAAGGAAATGGGCGATTATTTAGTCGTCGCGATTTCGACGGACGAGTTCAATCGATTGAAACATAAAGAATCGTATCACAGCTTCGAAAACCGTAAATTGATTTTGGAATCAATTCGTTACGTTGACGAAGTCATTGCGGAAAACAATTGGGATCAGAAAATCACCGATGTACAAGAACATCAAATCGATACATTTGTCATGGGAGATGACTGGGCCGGTGAATTCGATTTCTTGAAAGAATATTGTGAAGTCGTTTATCTCAGTCGGACGGAAGGTATTTCGACAAGCCAGATCAAAACGGAGTTAGGAAAAGGTTCGTGAACAAAAAAGACCACACCCTGCGTGCGGTCTTTCTTCATGGAAGGGAGGGAATAACGTGAGAGAGAGTATCGTGCAAATCTACTTGCTGCTTTTCCGGATTTTCTATCGAATCTTCTGCTTGTTACCTGTGAGACCCGTGACGCTCTTTTGGGTCACTTACGGTGATAATGTGAAACCGATCAATGATGCGCTCCTGACGGAATTTCCGAACGAAAAACGGTATTTGATTTATGATAAAAAATTTGTGAAATATCCGGAAGCATGGTCGGCGGAATATGCATTGCCTTATCGCAGACTGAGTTTTATTCGGCTGGCGTACCTTCTTGCAACATCGAAGCATCATTTCATCGATAACTATATCGGCGAATATAGTGTCGCCCCGATTCGTCAGGGAACAAAACGGATCCAGTTATGGCATGCTGCAGGGACACTAAAGAAATTCGGTTTGACGTCATCAAAGAGTTTGATGGTACCGAAGCATGTCCTGCGACGTTTCAAACGGGTGTACCAGCGTTATGGGGACTTCATCGTACCGGGAGGAGCTTGCGCGAAACAATTCATGGGACCACATGATCTTCCGCGGACAGTCTTCAAAACATTTGGTGTGCCCCGGACAGATTACTGGTTTGACGAACAACATCAACACACCAAAAAAAAACTTCACGATGCTTACGTCAAACAGGAACGTCGTATTCTATTGTATGCGCCAACCTACCGGGAATATAATGGAATGGAAGGACAGACTGTCCGCCAACTCGAACAATTGACCGATCAAGGATGGACAATTCTTGTCAAATTACATCCGACGGTCCGTTCGATGTTCACACATCAAAAAAAACATGTGCACTTCGTTACGGACGAATATTCAATCAATGATTACTTACTCATCACCGATGTATTGATCACCGATTATTCCTCGATTCCTTTTGAAAGTTGTCTGCTGGATGTTCCAACCATTCTTTACACACCAGATATCGACACGTACCGGCAGATTCCGGGTATCATCGATTCCTATCCGGACCCGTTACCGGTTACTTGCACAAATCAATTTGATGTTATATTGAACTGGATTAATTCGGATGCAGCGCTAGAAGAAAGCCGGACAGCGATGGAAAAATTCAAAACAGTCTGGTATACGGAACAACCTGGACAAGCGACACGTCGGATTGTCGATCATTACTACCGGAAAGTACGTTGAAGTAAAAAAATGATCTATGTTTTTAAACGAAACTAGAATCATTTTTTTAAAAAATTTTGTGAAAACATGAACAAAGTTTGACAATCTTTTGAAAAAACGTTTTTTTGACGTGTGATGTTCTATACTAGGAGCAGAAGGAATCAAGGAAAGGAGAATGCGAAATGCTTGCTTGCGGAACAACAGAAGCCAATACGTTTGTCTTATCAGCAGAGACACGAATGATACTGGAAGACTTCATGACAGAGGTGACGTTTAAAAAGGATTCAATCGTTTGTTGGGAAGGTGAGTTAAACGATAAGTTGTTTTATGTGAAGCAAGGCGGTGTCAAACTGTCTAAACTGACGAAAAAAGGCAGCCCTTTAATGATGTTTTTATACTTTAAGGGTGATTTGTTCGGTGAGTTTGATGTCGGCGAAGCATTTCCAAGTTCTTATAGCGTTGAAACAATGGAAGACAGTGTCCTGGGTGTCATTTCGAAAACGAAGCTTGAGGAATTGATGAAGCAGGACGGTGTATTTGCCTTAGAAATCATGCGTTGGCAAGCCTTGATGCGAAAGCAGTCCGAAACGAAACTGCGTGACCTGTTGTTGTTTGGGAAACAAGGTGCACTGGCCTCGACCTTACTCCGGTTGATTGCCATGCATGGAAAACAGGTTGGGGAAGACTATGTCATTTCCAAACGACCATCCGATAGCGAACTCGGTCAGTTGATCGGGGCGCCGCGCGAAACGGTCAATCGCATGTTTTCCCAGTGGAAAAAAGACAAGGTCATTTCATCAACGACGACTAAAATCATCGTCCATGATGCTAACTATTTGAGAGATTTATGCCATTGTGAAGGATGTCCGGTAGGTGTATGCCGGATTTAAAAATAAAGCGAATCCTCTTGTCCTTGAGACAAGGGGATTTTTTTGAGAGCTTCTTCCTAAAATGTGAACTTTATGTGTGTTTTTAGAAGGGAAAGCGAGAAATCGTCACAAATGGTGTGACATTTATCACGGTCTCAAGCGGTACGTCTTTTCTAGAATGAAGACAGGACATCAAGTTGAAATGAGAAGGGAGTCAGGCATCATGAGCAGTAAACCAGAACCGAATTTATCAGGCACAATCGTCGCCGTTTTTATTGTTGCTTCCGTCATCATCGGGATGTGGGGATCGATTTTTCTATTATTTAGTTCCAGATAAGGAGGAAAGGCAATGCACATTCATCGTTTGGAGAAAATTTGGTTAGTATTTGGTTGTGTGATGTTAGCCGTTTTTTTAGTCATCATTGGTATTTCTGCTTTTGCATCCGGCAATCAACCGCCGTCTGACGCTACATTAATTGATCCGACACAAGTGGATCAGACCAAACCATTTGATAAACCGGGGTTGAAAAAAATTGACGAAAACCGCTATGAAGCAGTCATGGTGTCGCAAGCGTTTCAGTTCACGCCACAAGATATGGTAATTAAAAAAGGGGCAACGGTAGACTTTCTCGTGACGTCAAAAGATGTCGTTCACGGTTTTGAAATCGTAAAGACAAATGTCAACATGATGGTCGTACCCGGTCATATCAATTCAATCGAATATACCTTTAAAAAAGCCGGAGAGTATTTGATTGTCTGTAATGAGTATTGCGGAAGCGGTCACCATATGATGTCGACAAAAATTAAGGTGGTGGAGTAAATGAATGCCATTTCGAGAAAATTAAAAGAATTTGAGATGGAGCGGGGAATGCCGGCGACGGCAATTGGCTTAAAAGAAGCGAAACTGGCTTTTGCCCATGTCAGCTTTTCGCTCGTCGCCTTGTTGATTGGCGGGTTATGCGGGTTACTGCAGACACTCGTGCGGACCGGTGTGATTCCGGAAATTGCAGGCGTCGGCTATTATGAATTATTGACGGCCCACGGGTTGATGCTGGCGATTGTATTTACGACATTATTTATTTTTGGCTTACTATTTTCTTTTTTAGGACAATCGTTTGGGCGTTTCGAAGAATTTCCAAGACGGCTCGGTTGGGTCGGATTTTGGTTTATGATGCTTGGTGTCGTCCTCGTCACATGGATGGTCCTCGCAGGAGAAGCTTCTGTTTTATATACCTTTTATGCACCATTGAAGGCTCACCCGGTGTTTTATATCGGACTTGTCATCTTTGTTGTCGGAACGTGGATTTCTTCCGGTGCGATGTTCCGGATGTACGCGGACTATAAACGGGAGCACAAAGGTGTTCATCCACCGCTTCAGGCATACATGAGTATCATGACGGTATTGTTATGGGTCGTCGCGACACTCGGAGTCGCTGCTACGATTTTGTTTCAACTCTTACCGTTGTCACTCGGTTGGACGGATAAAGTCGGAATTGAGTTGTCACGCACGCTCTTTTGGTACTTTGGTCATCCGCTTGTATATTTTTGGCTGTTGCCGGCATATATCGTCTGGTACACCGTGATTCCGAAAATCGTCGGCGGAAAGATTTTTTCAGATGCATTGGCCCGGATGTCCTTTTTATTATTTTTACTGTTTTCCTTCCCTGTCGGATTCCATCATCAATTGTTGGAACCGGGTATCTCAGCCTTTTGGAAATACATTCAGGTCGTCCTCACGTTTTTGGTCATCATCCCGTCACTCATGACAGCCTTCTCGATGTTTGCGACTTTTGAACTGGCAGGGCGGCGTCAAGGCGCAACCGGACTGTTCGGCTGGATCAAGAAGATGCCGTACCGGGATGTCCGCTTTTTAGCACCGTTTGTCGGAATGTTATTTTTCATTCCGGCGGGAGCAGGTGGAGTCATCAATGCGTCGCATCAATTAAACATTGTTGTCCACAACACACTGTGGGTGACCGGTCATTTTCATATCACGGTCGGAGCTGCCGTTGCCTTAACGTTTTTTGGAACTGCCTATTGGTTGGTCCCCTTGCTCAGAGGACGGACGCTGACGAAACAACTCAACCGGATCGGACTGATCCAAACGATGTTGTGGACGGTCGGTATGCTGTTCATGTCGACAGCGATGCATATTTCAGGGTTACTCGGTAATCCGAGACGAACAGGTCCGGCAGCTTACTTCAAAGATTCGCTTGTTGCCGACTGGATTCCGTATCATGTTGCGATGGCAATTGGCGGAACGATTTTATTCCTTTCCATTCTGTTGTTCTTATTTGCGATGTTCCAACTCGCTTTCCGGGCACCGAAAGGCATGGAAGAGTTCCCGGTTGCTGAAACAGAAAAAGCAGCGATGCAAACACCGCTGTTCTTCGAAAATTGGAAGCTTTGGATTTTCGTGACGTTTGCGTTAATTGCATTTGCCTATACGGTTCCAATTTGGCATATGATTGAGAATGCGCCGCCTGGAGCACCAGGCTGGAAATTGTGGTGACAGAACGAAAACAAATAAATGACCGGGTTCCTCTGAGATACAGGAGGAACCCGGTCATTTTCATTGAGTATGAGAGCAATTGTAAGTATAGAAAAATGCTGAAGATTACTTAACGATGTTGTGTTTAAACGCATAAACGACAGCTTGCGTCCGGTCAACGACATCAAGCTTCGACAAGATGTTCGAAACATGTGTTTTGACAGTCTTCAAAGAGATGAACAGTTCGTCGGCAATTTCCTGGTTCGCCATTCCGCGTGCCATCAGTTGCAATACTTCCTGTTCGCGTTCTGTCAAATCATCATGGAGATGGCTCGTTGGTTTTCGTAAACGTTCCATCATTTTCCCCGTGACTTGGGCCGCCATGACGGATTGACCACTTGCTGTTTTTCGAATCGCTTCTGCAATTTCAAAGGCACTTGCTGTTTTTAAGACATAACTCATTGCACCGGCCTCGATGACAGGGTAGACCTTTTCATCATCTAAAAAGCTGGTGACGACTAGAATTTTGGCATCTGGCCATTCTTTTCGAATCAACCGTGTTCCTTCAACGCCATCGACCGGCTCCATGACTAAATCCATTAAAACGACATCCGGACGATGTTTCAATGCAAGCTCAGCACCTACTTGTCCGTCCGATGCTTCTGCTACGACCTCGATATCTGGTTGAGTGGACAAAAAAGCAGAAACACCTGCACGGACCATTTCGTGATCATCGACTAATAACACACGTATCATACTTGCACCATCCGATCTTTTCTTAATTTTACTTCAATTTGTGTTCCTTGTCCC
This region includes:
- a CDS encoding response regulator transcription factor; this translates as MIRVLLVDDHEMVRAGVSAFLSTQPDIEVVAEASDGQVGAELALKHRPDVVLMDLVMEPVDGVEGTRLIRKEWPDAKILVVTSFLDDEKVYPVIEAGAMSYVLKTASAFEIAEAIRKTASGQSVMAAQVTGKMMERLRKPTSHLHDDLTEREQEVLQLMARGMANQEIADELFISLKTVKTHVSNILSKLDVVDRTQAVVYAFKHNIVK